From Blattabacterium cuenoti, a single genomic window includes:
- a CDS encoding riboflavin synthase — protein sequence MFTGIVECTTKVHQINREKNNLYITFNNPFLNNEIKINQSICHNGICLSVMNINKKTYSVIASEETLLCTNLNFLKIQDEINLERGIILHERLNGHIVQGHIDTIAKIIKIENRNGSWLFFFKSKKKLDYVVVEKGSIAINGISLTIVTCTQYIFNVSIIPYTYEKTNLHLNKIDDVVNVEFDILGKYVQKRIQHYCKKT from the coding sequence ATGTTTACTGGCATCGTAGAATGTACTACAAAAGTGCATCAAATAAATCGTGAAAAAAACAATCTATATATCACTTTCAATAATCCATTTTTAAATAACGAAATTAAAATCAATCAAAGTATTTGTCACAATGGAATATGTTTAAGTGTTATGAATATCAATAAAAAAACTTATTCAGTCATAGCTTCTGAAGAAACTTTATTATGTACGAATTTAAATTTTTTAAAGATTCAAGATGAAATAAATTTAGAAAGAGGAATAATATTACATGAAAGGTTAAATGGACATATAGTTCAAGGACATATCGATACAATTGCTAAAATTATTAAGATTGAAAATAGAAATGGAAGTTGGTTATTTTTTTTTAAATCTAAAAAAAAATTGGATTATGTAGTTGTAGAAAAAGGTTCTATTGCTATTAATGGAATAAGTCTGACTATAGTAACATGTACTCAATATATATTTAACGTATCTATTATTCCTTATACTTATGAAAAAACCAATCTTCATTTAAATAAGATCGATGATGTTGTAAACGTAGAGTTTGATATTTTAGGAAAATATGTTCAAAAACGTATACAACATTATTGTAAAAAAACTTAA
- a CDS encoding alpha/beta fold hydrolase gives MLNLIDHKEKKFPHIKKGKGHPLILLHGLMGGLSNFKAILDFFPKKGYQVIIPSLPLYNMPLFLTNIYNISKYITQFLMAIEIKKATLIGNSLGGHIALIIAKKRIDLVHSVVLTGSSGLFEKAFGDAFPKRENYEYIRKKSQEVFYDPNIATKELVDEVFHIVNDKKKGIKTLYMAKSAMKYNMSKDLSVIHQPICLIWGKQDHVTPPEVAKEFHRLLPHSELYWIDKCGHVPMMEHPKIFINILEKWLSKFDFNHENFFCKI, from the coding sequence ATGCTTAATCTTATTGATCATAAAGAAAAAAAGTTTCCTCATATAAAGAAAGGAAAAGGTCACCCTTTGATTTTGCTTCATGGTTTAATGGGGGGGTTAAGCAATTTCAAAGCTATTTTGGATTTTTTTCCAAAAAAAGGTTATCAAGTCATCATTCCTTCATTGCCTCTTTATAATATGCCATTGTTTTTGACTAATATCTATAATATATCTAAATATATCACTCAATTTTTAATGGCAATAGAAATTAAAAAAGCGACTTTAATAGGAAATTCTCTTGGTGGACATATTGCTTTAATCATAGCAAAAAAAAGAATAGATTTAGTACATTCTGTAGTTTTAACAGGAAGTTCCGGTTTGTTCGAAAAAGCTTTTGGAGATGCTTTTCCGAAAAGAGAAAATTATGAATATATTAGGAAAAAATCACAAGAAGTATTTTATGATCCTAATATAGCTACCAAAGAATTAGTTGATGAAGTCTTTCATATTGTAAATGATAAAAAAAAAGGAATTAAAACTTTATATATGGCAAAAAGTGCAATGAAATATAATATGTCTAAAGATTTATCTGTGATTCATCAACCTATTTGTTTAATTTGGGGAAAACAAGATCATGTCACGCCTCCAGAAGTAGCGAAAGAATTTCATAGATTACTACCTCATTCAGAATTATATTGGATAGATAAATGTGGACATGTTCCGATGATGGAACACCCCAAAATATTCATAAATATATTGGAAAAATGGCTTTCTAAATTTGATTTTAATCATGAAAATTTTTTCTGTAAAATTTAA
- a CDS encoding ribonuclease III family protein, with amino-acid sequence MLSDNSTFFEKKNDSVLISVLIKILGFCPKNTKFLKETFIYSFSTKKRNFNQSYSINFQRLEFLGDSILNSIISHFLYEKFPEKKEGELTQIRSQIVCRRNLNEISRKLSIDNIFSDKSMIFDNNILGNTLEALIGFIYLELGYQACENFIHKKILHIHVNIYKLQNEIFSYKVWIIEWSQKNKFFINFKTFREDSSKNKIIYLSECTISKCGIQTKGKGSSKKKSEEIAAKEAYFIVQKQCQK; translated from the coding sequence ATGTTATCTGATAATAGCACTTTTTTTGAAAAAAAAAACGATTCTGTATTAATTAGTGTATTGATAAAAATATTAGGTTTTTGTCCTAAAAATACAAAATTTTTAAAGGAAACATTTATATATAGTTTTTCTACAAAAAAAAGAAACTTTAATCAAAGTTATTCTATTAATTTTCAAAGATTAGAATTTTTGGGCGATTCTATATTAAATTCTATCATATCACATTTTTTGTATGAAAAATTTCCTGAAAAAAAAGAAGGTGAATTAACTCAAATACGATCTCAAATTGTATGTAGAAGAAATTTAAATGAAATTTCTAGGAAATTATCTATTGATAATATTTTTTCCGATAAATCTATGATATTTGATAATAATATACTGGGGAATACACTTGAAGCTTTAATAGGATTCATTTATTTGGAGTTAGGATATCAAGCGTGTGAAAATTTTATACATAAAAAAATTTTACATATTCATGTAAATATATATAAGTTACAAAATGAAATTTTTAGTTATAAAGTATGGATTATAGAATGGTCTCAAAAAAATAAGTTTTTTATAAACTTTAAAACTTTTAGAGAAGATTCAAGTAAAAATAAAATTATTTATTTATCTGAATGTACAATATCAAAATGTGGAATTCAAACTAAAGGAAAGGGTTCTTCTAAAAAAAAATCAGAAGAAATTGCGGCTAAAGAAGCTTATTTTATTGTTCAGAAACAATGTCAAAAATAA
- a CDS encoding acyl carrier protein, with translation MSDIASKVNALIVEKLSIEENDITPNASFTNDLGADSLDIVELIMEFEKEFNISISDEKAEKITTVGEAVHAIESLLMEKNSEEEKKTD, from the coding sequence ATGTCTGATATTGCATCCAAAGTAAATGCTCTTATTGTAGAAAAATTAAGTATAGAAGAAAATGATATAACTCCTAATGCTAGTTTTACTAACGATTTAGGAGCAGATTCTCTAGATATAGTAGAACTTATTATGGAGTTTGAGAAAGAATTTAATATTAGTATTTCGGATGAAAAGGCTGAAAAAATCACAACAGTAGGTGAAGCCGTACACGCTATAGAAAGTCTTTTAATGGAAAAAAATAGCGAAGAAGAAAAAAAAACGGATTGA
- the fabF gene encoding beta-ketoacyl-ACP synthase II, protein MEELKKVVVTGIGSITPIGNTVEEFWGSLVHGKNGCAPITYFDTKKYKTKFACELKNYNPSIFFNKKEIRKLDPCAQYGIISSEEAIKNSGINFSKEKKERIGVIWASGIGGLLNLEESISDYVHGGKYPRFSPFFIPKMLIDITAGFISMNYGLHGPNYATVSACASSSNAIVDAYHLICLGKADIMVTGGSEAAITQSGVGGFNALHALSTRNEDYQTASRPFDENRDGFVLGEGAGCLILEEYKHAQERGANIYAEIGGVGMSGDAYHITAPHPEGKGIVLAMKSAIQDANIESKKVDHINSHGTSTRLGDIAEIKAIQEVFHENIYNININSTKSMTGHLLGAAGAIEAIASILPLTKGIIPPTINLFHVDENIDPKINLTPNQAIKKEVKISICNTFGFGGHNVCILFKKINVI, encoded by the coding sequence ATGGAGGAATTAAAAAAAGTAGTCGTTACTGGAATTGGGTCTATTACTCCTATCGGAAATACTGTTGAAGAATTTTGGGGTTCTCTTGTTCACGGAAAAAATGGTTGTGCTCCTATTACTTATTTTGATACTAAAAAATATAAGACTAAATTTGCTTGTGAATTAAAAAATTATAATCCCAGTATTTTTTTCAATAAAAAAGAAATACGAAAATTAGATCCTTGTGCACAATATGGCATTATTTCTTCTGAAGAAGCGATAAAAAATAGTGGAATCAATTTTTCAAAAGAAAAAAAAGAAAGAATAGGAGTTATTTGGGCGTCTGGAATTGGAGGTCTTTTGAATTTAGAAGAATCTATTTCCGATTATGTACATGGTGGAAAATATCCTAGATTTAGTCCGTTTTTTATTCCAAAAATGCTTATAGATATTACTGCTGGTTTTATTTCTATGAATTATGGACTTCATGGTCCTAACTATGCTACGGTATCTGCTTGTGCATCATCTTCTAATGCAATTGTAGATGCTTACCATCTAATATGTTTAGGAAAAGCTGATATTATGGTTACTGGAGGATCTGAAGCCGCTATTACACAAAGTGGAGTAGGTGGTTTTAATGCTTTACATGCTTTATCTACAAGAAATGAAGATTATCAAACAGCATCACGTCCTTTTGATGAAAATAGAGATGGATTTGTGTTAGGAGAAGGAGCTGGATGTCTTATTCTTGAAGAATATAAACATGCTCAAGAAAGAGGAGCTAATATATATGCTGAAATAGGAGGAGTAGGAATGTCTGGTGATGCTTACCACATTACAGCTCCTCATCCGGAAGGAAAAGGAATTGTTTTAGCTATGAAATCTGCGATTCAAGATGCCAATATTGAATCTAAAAAAGTAGATCATATTAATTCTCATGGAACATCTACCAGATTAGGAGATATTGCAGAAATAAAAGCTATTCAAGAAGTATTTCATGAAAATATATATAATATAAATATTAATTCAACAAAGTCTATGACGGGACATTTATTAGGGGCTGCTGGGGCAATAGAAGCAATCGCTTCTATTCTTCCTTTAACAAAAGGGATTATTCCTCCAACTATAAACTTGTTTCATGTAGATGAAAATATAGACCCCAAAATTAATTTAACTCCAAATCAAGCAATAAAAAAAGAAGTCAAAATTAGTATATGCAATACTTTCGGTTTTGGAGGACATAATGTTTGTATTTTATTTAAAAAAATAAATGTTATCTGA
- the pckA gene encoding phosphoenolpyruvate carboxykinase (ATP): MISLSLENYGIFNSLYNWQLTPHKLQKIILHNKMGVETESGVLSVKTGFFTGRSPKDRFIVKDNITKSTIWWDEKFNQSFDSEKFDGLYQKVTQYLSGKTLYVRDGYLCSDKRYQLNVRSISEYPWSDLFIYNLFLRFEKLEKIIPDWLLLCAPGFLANPVKDGTRNKNFSILNFSKKIILIGGSGYTGEIKKSIFSVLNFILPMYKNVFPMHCSVNVGKHKKDTALFFGLSGTGKTTISNDINRNLVGDDEHGWTYDNIVFNFEGGCYAKILGISKQNEPMIYHAIKKGALLENVIFKKNTRKVDFSNDAITQNIRVSYPIYFINNIEKKLLSSNIKNIFFLTYDAFGVLPPISKLNKTQSSYYFLLGYTSKVAGTELNIQQPKATFSSCFGAPFMPLHPVHYTKMFMKKLENTEINVWMVNTGLISGGYSYGYRIKLDDTRKIIQSALNGSLSEVSYEKYPIFNFQIPKYCPGVSYNILNPKFLWKNEKTYQNKVKILAEKFIRHFDIYRQYIDEDILSGGPILE, from the coding sequence ATGATCTCTTTGTCTCTAGAAAATTATGGAATTTTTAATTCTTTATACAATTGGCAATTAACGCCTCATAAATTACAAAAAATTATTCTTCATAATAAAATGGGAGTAGAAACTGAATCCGGAGTTTTATCCGTAAAAACAGGTTTCTTCACTGGAAGATCTCCCAAAGATCGATTTATTGTAAAAGATAATATTACAAAATCAACAATTTGGTGGGATGAAAAATTCAATCAATCTTTTGATTCAGAAAAATTTGATGGATTATATCAAAAAGTAACCCAATATTTATCAGGAAAAACATTATATGTTCGAGATGGATATCTTTGTTCCGATAAACGTTATCAATTGAATGTTCGTTCTATTAGTGAATATCCATGGTCTGATCTGTTTATTTATAATTTATTTTTAAGATTTGAAAAGTTAGAAAAAATTATACCAGATTGGTTATTATTATGTGCTCCAGGATTTTTAGCCAATCCTGTAAAAGATGGGACACGAAATAAAAATTTTTCTATATTAAATTTTTCTAAGAAAATAATCCTAATTGGAGGATCAGGATATACAGGTGAAATTAAAAAATCCATATTTTCTGTTTTAAATTTTATACTTCCTATGTATAAAAATGTTTTTCCGATGCATTGTTCTGTAAATGTGGGGAAACATAAAAAAGACACAGCTTTATTTTTTGGTTTATCTGGAACAGGAAAAACTACTATTTCTAATGACATAAATAGAAATTTGGTAGGAGATGATGAACATGGATGGACTTATGATAATATTGTATTTAATTTTGAAGGAGGGTGTTATGCTAAAATATTGGGTATTTCTAAACAAAATGAACCTATGATTTATCATGCTATAAAAAAAGGAGCTCTATTGGAAAACGTAATTTTCAAAAAAAACACTAGAAAAGTAGATTTTTCGAATGACGCCATTACTCAAAATATAAGAGTAAGTTACCCTATTTATTTTATAAATAATATAGAGAAAAAACTATTATCTTCCAATATTAAAAATATTTTTTTTCTCACATATGATGCTTTTGGAGTATTGCCACCTATATCTAAACTGAATAAAACGCAATCTTCTTATTATTTTTTATTAGGATATACTTCTAAAGTTGCTGGGACTGAATTAAATATTCAACAACCAAAAGCAACTTTTTCTTCTTGTTTTGGAGCTCCATTTATGCCTTTACATCCCGTTCATTATACAAAAATGTTTATGAAAAAATTAGAGAATACTGAAATAAATGTTTGGATGGTCAATACGGGATTGATATCGGGAGGATATTCATATGGATATAGAATAAAATTAGATGATACACGTAAAATAATTCAAAGTGCTTTGAATGGTTCTTTATCAGAAGTTTCTTACGAAAAATATCCTATTTTTAATTTTCAAATACCAAAATATTGTCCAGGTGTATCTTATAATATATTGAACCCTAAATTTTTATGGAAAAATGAAAAAACATATCAAAATAAAGTGAAAATACTGGCAGAAAAATTTATTCGACATTTTGATATATATAGACAATATATAGACGAAGATATTTTATCTGGAGGGCCTATTTTAGAATAA